The Engystomops pustulosus chromosome 3, aEngPut4.maternal, whole genome shotgun sequence region acgtccccataaacGGCAATGGCGGCACGGCGACGgaacggtgctgcacatgtgttCCACAccgcacaccaggaaaagatagaacatgctctatcttttgcctggtgtgcggccgtgtgccgctatttcctatgcagggaggaggggtcacctcctcctctccagcacacggcggtatgctcgcacggcgggcataccgcgtttgaatgcagcctaacttgACAGTGGTCAgcaaacatggccgctgtatctaagatggtggCCAGTCCTTTATTCTGGGATTTCTTAAGTCAATATggtgtccgaaaccagtgcgatctcttTAACAAGGCCCAGCTCCTGATAGAGGAGCATCACTTCAGAGCACATGCTCTCACCACAGGCGTCCTAGGCCTCAGCATATCAACTCcacagtgagtgacagagacagcgtGTGCTTcacacctctagtgagctcacacagaactacccaggacaaagctgcagcttccagcattggacacagctacatcccagcctgcccctgcatccagactggtgaccaaactcctgaggttccctctccaagatcactccagtaaccaGTAGCTTTTGTACAgcatcgtttggcctgttgctgctgttggttcgaataaagaactgtaagttacttttatgcacaacattgcctccatctggttcctgctacggctgtatcaccatcaagggcgccccatctatctaccagggacacatactacagactctaagggctgccccagggagaaccagtacatcagcctctccctccatatttcttgcacacaccacctgctggagagctgccaggctgtaggacagccctctggtccccataccaagcaccgtgaccacagcgtgccctaggatgcaaccgccagccactccggtattctgggccccggctgcctccaggcccaagaaaaggccccgATGGGCGATGTTGCACTAATATATCCGTGTGTCTCtacatacacaggattacacgtTAGTAAAGAAGACATCAGATGCCCCTGTGACCCCCAGTAGCCATCTTCAAGAGCCAGGAGGAGAAGGATGGAGCAGGACCCGGGGCCCCATCACAGAgcctccccctctctccctgaTCCATGAGCAGAGGATCCTAGAACTGACCATGAAGATGACTacgctgctgactggagaggtgacactgctgggaattctgggaaattatCCGGCACTGGAGGGTTCTGGGTGATGATtgtatcattgtgtgtgtcaggttcctataaggtgtcaggatgtggctatgtatttctccatggaggagcgggagtatatagagggacacAAGGACCGGTaccaggacgtcatgatggaggacccccGGCCCCGCACATCACACGGTAAGAGGAGATGATTATACATATATGGATGTGTCCATCAGTGTTAGGGCAAAAGTGGAGGGAGCGCCCACAAGTGAATGATCGGCTGGTGAAAAGTGTGATGTCTCTAGGACTTGTCCTGCTACAGTAATTGGATCATAATTGTTATGATCCTATAACTAATTACGACCCTTACAACTAATCCTAGAACTGAAGATGTTAAGAACAACGTGTAATATACAGACCCGGTCTCCAGCAGCTCCTGTATCCATCACTGTGTCTCCTACAGGTGGAATCATTGatagaaatccaccagagagatgtcccaatCTTCTGTATCCTCAGGACGGTccagaggagacgcccaatgtcccagagagtcatcaggtagatggagcagAGCCCGGGACCTCATCTATacagggggtggagggtcctgtgctCATAGATTGTGGGGGCTCTTGTGTCATCTGTTCCTCCTGTCTCCTGTAATGTACTGACAAATCAGGGAGAAGATGGGACTTATATTATATCGGAGGCtgaagaagagaggatgaggggcgatcacccgtgtaacagggaagtggtggaggacattcccggaggtgacaccacaggtaggtgataatggagggagaagagaggatgaggggcgatcacccgtgtaagagggaagtggtggaggacattcctggaggtgacaccacaggtaggtgataatggagggagaagagaggatgagggacgatcacccgtgtaagagggaagtggtggaggacattcctgtaggagacaccacaggtaggtgataatggagggagaagagaggatgaggggcgatcaccagtgtaagagggaagtggaggaggacattcccggaggtgacaccacaggtaggtgataatggagggagaagagaggatgaggggtgatcaccagtgtaagagggaagtggtggaggacattcctggaggtgacaccacaggtaggtgataatggatggagaagagaggatgaggggtgatcacccgtgtaagagggaagtggtggaggacattcccggaggtgacaccacaggtaggtaataatggagggagaagagaggatgaggagcgatcacccgtgtaagagggaagtggtggaggacattcctgtaggagacaccacaggtaggtaataatggagggagaagagaggatgaggggcgatcacctgtgtaagagggaagtggtggaggacattcctggaggtgacaccacaggtaggtgataatggagggagaagagaggatgaggggtgatcaccagtgtaagagggaagtggtggaggacattcccggaggtgacaccacaggtaggtaataatggagggagaagagaggatgaggggcgatcaccggtgtaagagggaagtggtggaggatattcctggaggtgacaccacaggtaggtgataatggagggagaagagaggatgaggggcgatcacccgtgtaagagggaagtggtggaggacattcctggaggtgacaccacaggtaggtaataatggagggagaagagaggatgaggggcgatcacccgtgtaagagggaagtggtggaggacattcctggaggtgacaccacaggtaggtgataatggagggagaagagaggatgaggggcgatcaccggtgtaagagggaagtggtggaggatattcctggaggtgacaccacaggtaggtaataatggagggagaagagaggatgaggggcgatcacccgtgtaagagggaagtggtggaggacattcctggaggtgacaccacaggtaggtgataatggagggagaagagaggatgaggggcgatcacccgtgtaagagggaagtggaggaggacattcctggaggtgacaccacaggtaggtgataatggagggagaagagaggatgaggggcgatcaccagtgtaagagggaagtggaggaggacattcctggaggtgacaccacaggtaggtgataatggagggagaagagaggatgaggggcgatcacccgtgtaaaagggaagtggtggaggacattcctggaggtgacaccacaggtaggtaataatggagggagaagagaggatgaggggcgatcacccgtgtaagagggaggtggtggaggacattcctggaggtgacaccacaggtaggtgataatggagggagaagagaggatgaggggcgatcacccgtgtaagagggaagtggtggaggacattcctggaggtgacaccacaggtaggtgataatggagggagaagagaggatgaggagcgatcacccgtgtaagagggaagtggtgcaggacattcctggaggtgacaccacaggtaggtaataatggagggagaagagaggatgaggggcgatcacccatgtaagagggaagtggtggaggacattcctggaggtgacaccacaggtaggtgataatggagggagaagagaggatgaggggcgatcaccagtgtaagagggaagtggtggaggacattcctggaggtgacaccacaggtaggggaTAATGgatggagaagagaggatgaggggcgatcacccatgtaagagggaagtggtggaggacattcctggaggtgacaccacaggtaggggaTAATGgatggagaagagaggatgaggggcgatcacccgtgtaagagggaagtggaggaggacattcctggaggtgacaccacaggtaggtgataatggagggagaagagaggatgaggggcgatcaccagtgtaagagggaagtggtggaggacattcctggaggtgacaccacaggtaggggaTAATGgatggagaagagaggatgaggggcgatcacccgtgtaagagggaagtggtggaggacattcccggaggtgacaccacaggtaggtgataatggatggagaagaggatgaggggcgatcacccgtgtaagagggaagtggtggaggacattcctggaggtgacaccacaggtaggtgataatggagggagaagagaggatgaggggtgatcacccgtgtaagagggaagtggtggaggacattcccggaggtgacaccacaggtaggtgataatggagggagaagagaggatgaggggcgatcacccgtgtaagagggaagtggtggaggacattcctggaggtgacaccacaggtaggtgataatggagggagaagagaggatgaggggcgatcacccgtgtaagagggaagtggtggaggacattcctggaggtgacaccacaggtaggtgataatggagggagaagagaggatgaggagcgatcacccgtgtaagagggaagtggtgcaggacattcctggaggtgacaccacaggtaggtaataatggagggagaagagaggatgaggggcgatcacccatgtaagagggaagtggtggaggacattcctggaggtgacaccacaggtaggtgataatggagggagaagagaggatgaggggcgatcaccagtgtaagagggaagtggtggaggacattcctggaggtgacaccacaggtaggtaataatggagggagaagagaggatgaggggcaatcacccgtgtaagagggaagtggtggaggacattcccagaggtgacaccacaggtaggtgataatggagggagaagagaggatgaggggcgatcacccgtgtaagagggaagtggtggaggacattcctggaggtgacaccacaggtaggtgataatggagggagaagagaggatgaggggcgatcacccgtgtaagagggaagtggtggaggacattcctggaggtgacaccacaggtaggggaTAATTgatggagaagagaggatgaggggcgatcacccgtgtaagagggaagtggtggaggacattcctggaggtgacaccacaggtaggtgataatggagggagaagagaggatgaggggcgatcacccgtgtaagagggaagtggaggaggacattcccggaggtgacaccacaggtaggtgataatggatggagaagaggatgaggggcgatcacccgtgtaagagggaagtggtggaggacattcctggaggtgacaccacaggtaggtgataatggatggagaagagaggatgagaggcgatcacccgtgtaagagggaagtggtggaggacattcctggaggtgacaccacaggtaggtaataatggagggagaagagaggatgaggggcgatcacctgtgtaacagggaagtggtggaggacattcctggaggtaacaccacaggtaggtgataatggagggagaagagaggatgaggggcgatcacccgtgtaagagggaagtggtggaggacattcctggaggtgacaccacaggtaggtgataatggagggagaagagaggatgaggggcgatcacccgtgtaagagggaagtggtggaggacattcctggaggtgacaccacaggtaggtgataatggagggagaagagaggatgaggagcgatcacccgtgtaagagggaagtggtggaggacattcctggaggtgacaccacaggtaggtaataatggagggagaagagaggatgaggggcgatcacccgtgtaagagggaagtggtggaggacattcctggaggtgacaccacaggtaggggaTAATTgatggagaagagaggatgaggggcgatcacccgtgtaagagggaagtggtggaggacattcctggaggtgacaccacaggtaggggaTAATGgatggagaagagaggatgaggggcgatcacccgtgtaagagggaagtggaggaggacattcccggaggtgacaccacaggtaggtgataatggatggagaagaggatgaggggcgatcacccgtgtaagagggaagtggtggaggacattcctggaggtgacaccacaggtaggtgataatggagggagaagagaggatgaggggcgatcacccgtgtaagagggaagtggtggaggacattcccggaggtgacaccacaggtaggtgataatggagggagaagagaggatgaggggcgatcacccgtgtaagagggaagtggtggaggacattcctggaggtgacaccacaggtaggtgataatggagggagaagagaggatgagaggcgatcacccgtgtaagagggaagtggtggaggacattcccggaggtgacaccacaggtaggtgataatggagggagaagagaggatgagaggcgatcacccgtgtaagagggaagtggtggaggacattcccggaggtgacaccacaggtaggtgataatggagggagaagagaggatgagaggcgatcacccgtgtaagagggaagtggtggaggacattcctggaggtgacaccacaggtaggtgataatggagggagaagagaggatgaggggcgatcacccgtgtaagagggaagtggtggaggacaccTCGGCAGCGATAGATTATTTGTTATGTGTAGTGAAGGAGCGGAGGGATCGGGGAATGATGGAGGAAATATCTCCCAGGCTCTTGGTCATAGATTCCGTGTCACCTGATTTGTTGTCAGAAGTCACGGCGTGACCTGTGCAGGAATAGACGCAGGGTGGACAGGACTAGGTCATTCTTCTCACTGATCACACGTTGGGTGTTTTCTgggcgggggaggggagatgtgGAACTTCTGATGATGTGGATCCCTCCATGCTCTCACATTATTTAGAGACGAGACCACTGGTAGAGATTTAGTTTTTGATCCATAATCTTCATGTGTTACAGTTTTTTCTGATAAAACAATCATGAAATTCATTTCTATTCCTAGAAAATCAGAATTCAGAAAACATAATTTTATCAGTAAAAGTAGAAGATGAAGATGTCCCGGAGGACTGTACAGGGGCAGATCTTGATAATGGACCTTGGAGTCCTCACAGTCCAGATCCATCATCTAATCCTTCCCCTGACCCGTCACACGTTGTCACCACAGGTTTCCAGTGCGGGGAATGTGGGAAACACTTTACACTCAGGTCAAGTCTTCTCAAACATAGAAAACTTCACAGCGGAGAGAACCTGTGTCCATGTGTGGAATGTGGCAAACGTTTTACAtataaatcagatcttgttaaacattgGAGAAGCCACACGGGAGAGAAACCTTATTCGTGtttggaatgtgggaaaagttttgttTTAAAATCAGTTCTTGTGAGACATCAGAAAATCCACAGAGAAGAAGAAAGTCCAAATTCCATGGTGGGATACGAGAGAGCGGATCCTGTGGTACCTGAAAGAGCTGACGCGGGGGAGAAGCCGCACTCGTGTGCAGAATGTGGGAAACGATTCAAAGACAAATCAAACCTTTATGCACATAAAAaaattcacacgggagagaagccgtattcatgtgCAGAATGCGGGAAATGTTACTTCACTAAATCCAGTCTCCGGgatcatcagagaactcacactggTGCGATGCCgtattcatgttctgaatgtgagaAAAGTTACCTTACTAAAACTAGTCTCCGggaccatcagagaactcacacgggggccATGCCTTACTCCTGCTCCGTGTGTGGGAAATGCTTCACCATTAAATCAAGTCTGGTTAAACACCAGAGAGTCCACACAGGGGAaaggccattttcatgttctgaatgcgaGAAATGTTTCAAAGATAAATCCAATCTTTTTACACACAGgaaaattcacacgggggagaagccgttttcctgttcagaatgtgggagatGTTTCACCAATAAATCAGCTCTTATTACACACGAGAGacttcacacgggggagaagccattctcatgcctggaatgtgggaaatgctttgtaaATAAATCAAACCTCGTGAatcaccagagaactcacacaggagagaagccatattcatgcctggaatgtgggaaatgtttttccaaCAAATCCAGTCTAGCGgtgcatgagagaattcacaccggAGAGAGACCTTACTCATGTACACAATGTGAGAAAACTTTTATTACAAAATCCGAGCTCGAAAAGCATGACAGCGTTCACACAGGACAGAAGCCGTATCTCtgctcagaatgtggaaaacGTTTTGTCAGTAAATCAAATCTTGTTgttcatcagagaattcacacaggagagaagctgtTTGCATGTTCAGAATGCGGCAAAAGTTTCACAAATAAACCCCATCTGCTCAGacacgagagaattcacacaggacagAAGCCATTTTCATCTTCTATATGTGGATGAAGTCTAAAGGGAGATCACAACATATCGCAGAATTCACACAGAGGAGAAACCTCATTGTAGATTGATTTGATGCATGAAGCTTGTACGTTCCAGTCACAGATGATTGGAGGAGACTTTATTCCCCTTCATAGCTGGAACCCCTGACTTGGGGCAGGACCTCTTCCCCATCTGGCATCTCGTGGTCACACTCCAGAGTCTCATTTACAAGATAAGGGCGAATAACAGGACAAAAACactagaaataaaaatgtaataaaaataagtGTTGTTTTTCTAGCGCGATCACCTGGTCGTGTCCTGTAAGCATCGAGCCCCCCGCAGTCATTTAGGGGTCGCCAACTCCTGATTCAACTCCGAGGCAATGACGTGATGCAGGATAAAGGCCAAATAGTAGAAATACAGACGGAAGGGGCCGGACACTCGGCCGCTCCGTGCAGGGACCAGATGAGGGAAGTCTGAAGACTTTGCCCTGTGCAGCCATTGGTCGCTCCACTGCAGGATTCTGAGAAATgtgcatatattatatatgtttccTCTGAAGGGAGAGAGAGAGCCATGAGGATTCCTGATGTCATATTCAATGCCTCCGGCTTAGACATCTAAACTTTCCTGGCAGCGAGGACAGGGCTGCCACATGATGGTCCGAACCCCTTAGATGGCAGGATGTCCCCACCGGGCCACCGCCAGATGCTGCAGAGGAGACGCGGCACAGCCTCCCGCTCTTGGGAATCTGGAAGTCATCTTGGGCAAGGATCCTGTTAGCCCCGAACAAAGTCCTCTGGGAATAATAAAGTGCCATGTACCCATCTAATAATCCCGGGGCCAGGACTGACCCTCCATAGGGAACTAGCAGAAATTTCTAGCTAGAGAGTCCATGCAGGAATCCTCTGGGGctgagcataataataataatccttctgTAGCCGTAGAATGATCAACGGAGAAAGCAGTGACCTGGCACCATCCGACCATTAAGGCATATCCCCAGTGAAGCCCGGCACGGATCTTGGCAGTGTAGATTGGCCTTCTTGCACAAATATATGAGTGGTGGTGCTCAGCAAGAGCAAAAGCAGTCCATAAAACAAATATAGAATACAGTGGCACTCACCAATTCGGTGCAAAGAAATCTTTATTGAGGTGCGTACAGAGCagggcctggcgacgggccgtttcacaCTAGTCTAGCGCATTATCAAGCCATCATTTGGCTTCATAATGCGCTagactagcgcgaaacggccaGTCGCCAGGCCCCGCTCTGCCTCTGTACGCACCTCAATAAAGATTTCTTCGCACCgaattggtgagtgccgctgtatTCTATATTTTCCTTCTATAGCCGTAGCTTTACAGATTTTGGggaacagtctatgaggatgacggggtgacacaagtgcttagtctatgaggatgagggggtgacacaagagcttacaccctatgaggatgaggggggacacgagcttacagcctatgaggatgaggggggacacaagagcttacagtctatggggttgAGGGAGTGATGCCAgatgtataagagcttgtataatggtccagccatttttataagggaatggatcAAAAATTGTCACGGGAGCCCAAgcaacccatgtctcgggttgcaGGCGCTCCCGTGTTCCTCCATGTGCCCCGCTATGCCACACACCGGGTTCCAGTGGCGCACGCACCACCTCTGtgtgatttaaagggctagcgtgaTGATAATTGGCCCTGGCCTGccgccttccctgataaattccttGCCCCTTGTcccctgcctgatctttgtgccttagagaaagcttgtctgatgccctgtacgattatcctgatttcctattGTAAACTTGATTCCCTTCCTGACCTTGCTCctttgctgcccgtcctgaccttccactacgtcccctactctgatcctgtgctgtctgtcttgaccgtctgcctgtctCTGATCACAACCTTACGATTGTATGGTTACCTTAGGATTATGTACTTtgtcttggccgccaccgcagacaaaatcacgcctgtggaacaaccttttGGTACCATGCTGCAACAAGTCTAATTTGCTTTGCAGTTGGCTCTGGTCAAAACcagataccacttagactctggccccaggtgtcagcttatgtcatcgtctgcagtggtacagaggatccactaccactgatcctgatagtaggatccggccatggatcccgacaAGGTTCCTctacctgaactggctgattTTACCACCATCTTAGTCCCgcagtctcaacagattgccGCACAAGGACAGCAACTTGGACAACTCATGCCACCCTGCATCAAATGTTGGCTACCCAGTGCCTCTGGTACCACCCGTTACTACGACTGCTTTGTCTACTTCTGAGCCTAGGCTGCATGCCTATCTTTCCTTGCCCTCCAAATATGATGGTGAGGCTAAGTTATGCCAGGGCATCGttactcagtgctccctacaTATCAAACTG contains the following coding sequences:
- the LOC140122802 gene encoding uncharacterized protein isoform X1, yielding MDKDEISRRIFSLALEIISLLSGEDYTLVKKTSDAPVTPSSHLQEPGGEGWSRTRGPITEPPPLSLIHEQRILELTMKMTTLLTGEVPIRCQDVAMYFSMEEREYIEGHKDRYQDVMMEDPRPRTSHELKMLRTTCNIQTRSPAAPVSITVSPTGGIIDRNPPERCPNLLYPQDGPEETPNVPESHQGEDGTYIISEAEEERMRGDHPCNREVVEDIPGGDTTENQNSENIILSVKVEDEDVPEDCTGADLDNGPWSPHSPDPSSNPSPDPSHVVTTGFQCGECGKHFTLRSSLLKHRKLHSGENLCPCVECGKRFTYKSDLVKHWRSHTGEKPYSCLECGKSFVLKSVLVRHQKIHREEESPNSMVGYERADPVVPERADAGEKPHSCAECGKRFKDKSNLYAHKKIHTGEKPYSCAECGKCYFTKSSLRDHQRTHTGAMPYSCSECEKSYLTKTSLRDHQRTHTGAMPYSCSVCGKCFTIKSSLVKHQRVHTGERPFSCSECEKCFKDKSNLFTHRKIHTGEKPFSCSECGRCFTNKSALITHERLHTGEKPFSCLECGKCFVNKSNLVNHQRTHTGEKPYSCLECGKCFSNKSSLAVHERIHTGERPYSCTQCEKTFITKSELEKHDSVHTGQKPYLCSECGKRFVSKSNLVVHQRIHTGEKLFACSECGKSFTNKPHLLRHERIHTGQKPFSSSICG
- the LOC140122802 gene encoding uncharacterized protein isoform X2, which gives rise to MDKDEISRRIFSLALEIISLLSGEDYTLVKKTSDAPVTPSSHLQEPGGEGWSRTRGPITEPPPLSLIHEQRILELTMKMTTLLTGEVPIRCQDVAMYFSMEEREYIEGHKDRYQDVMMEDPRPRTSHGGIIDRNPPERCPNLLYPQDGPEETPNVPESHQGEDGTYIISEAEEERMRGDHPCNREVVEDIPGGDTTENQNSENIILSVKVEDEDVPEDCTGADLDNGPWSPHSPDPSSNPSPDPSHVVTTGFQCGECGKHFTLRSSLLKHRKLHSGENLCPCVECGKRFTYKSDLVKHWRSHTGEKPYSCLECGKSFVLKSVLVRHQKIHREEESPNSMVGYERADPVVPERADAGEKPHSCAECGKRFKDKSNLYAHKKIHTGEKPYSCAECGKCYFTKSSLRDHQRTHTGAMPYSCSECEKSYLTKTSLRDHQRTHTGAMPYSCSVCGKCFTIKSSLVKHQRVHTGERPFSCSECEKCFKDKSNLFTHRKIHTGEKPFSCSECGRCFTNKSALITHERLHTGEKPFSCLECGKCFVNKSNLVNHQRTHTGEKPYSCLECGKCFSNKSSLAVHERIHTGERPYSCTQCEKTFITKSELEKHDSVHTGQKPYLCSECGKRFVSKSNLVVHQRIHTGEKLFACSECGKSFTNKPHLLRHERIHTGQKPFSSSICG